The genomic DNA TTATAGGGGTATGGGGTTCGAGACAAAGAAAGATCAAGGCAGCATATCAGTTTTTCCTTTATACTTTACTTGGATCTGTTTTTATGCTATTAGCTATTCTGTTGATTCTTCTTCAAACAGGAACCACCGATTTACAAATCTCATTAACCACAGAATTTAGTGAGCGGCGCCAAATCTTTCTATGGATTGCTTCTTTCGCCTCTTTCGCCGTCAAAGTGCCTATGGTACCAGTTCATATTTGGTTACCCGAAGCTCATGTAGAGGCACCTACGGCAGGATCCGTCATCTTGGCAGGAATTCCATCAAAATTGGGAACCCACGGGTTTTTAAGATTTTCAATACCCATGTTTCCCGAAGCGACACTTTGTTTCACTCCTTTCATTTATACTCCAAGCGCGATTGCTATAATATATACTTCCTTGACCACTTCAAGACAGATCGATCTTAAAAAGATCATTGCTTACTCCTCAGTAGCCCATATGAATCTGGTGACTATTGGTATGTTTAGTCGGGCGGCGGCCGTTAGGTCACCTATTTTGAGTTATGGACACACAAGGCCAAAACATGTGTGCCGGGCGTGCGACCCATCAACCTACTAGCAATGGGGGGGAAAACATAGCATGTCGCAACAAAAGCTTGATTCGAGGCGTCAGCAAAACACTGCCGTCTGTTTCAAAAACAAAAGCCCCTTAGCGCCCCGGGACGGGAGTGGGGGACGGCCCTACGCGCAGGCAACAGCAGCACCGGCTCTACGAAGTCAGAATCGAATCTTTCTGTTGGCTTTCCCAATTCATTCGTGAATAAGAATGAAAGCAACTACGTACCTCGCTTCTAGCTGCTTCTTATTATGGCGGCTATGTTGGCGTGGCGGAAATGAACGAAAAGCGATATGAACGTGCTATTTTCAAATCGATTGATAGATAGCCGGATTTGTTCTGATAGATCGAAAGAGTATGAATGGATAGAGAGGGAATCCATCAATAATAAAAGGAGCCTAGCAGCCTATTTCTATCTATTGATGAGACAACTATTTATTCTTGATCCATCAGAAAGAAATCGATATGTATCTGATGGAGTCTACTACATCGTACGTAGAGCGCCCAAGCGCTTTTTAGGCCAGCTCAGTCAGTTCTCTTATCCATCGGTCCAATGCACTGGGCTTATTTCATGGAGGGAAAAGCCACAAAAATGTAGTTGTGTTGTTGTTGTTCGCCGCCTCGACGCATTCCCTTCTCTCCCCGGCATCGTCCCACACAGAAAGAAAGAGCGCAGAGCCCCGGCCCGACCCGTAGGTCCGCTAACGTAAAGCGAGGAGTTGAGCCTGAACTGGCGAACCGAAGTCACTTTCGGAACCATACTTCCTACAGCTAACACGTGTCCAGTCCAGCGGGAACGCGCAGCGCAAACGAACGTGAGCTGCTATACCGAATCCCCCGCTGGCCATCGGGGACCGAGTGGTAAGGCCATGATCTGCAGGGGAACGGATCACTCATTCTTCCATTGGGGACAGGTGCACGAACGACAACTCCAAACGTCACACATCCGTCGCCTACCTACCGTTTAGGTGGCACCAGCGAGATCCAGCTAAGGTAAGGAACTTCGTGTCGCGGCTGCTCCACTCCGCCGCGGTCTCATGAACTGAACTTCGTTGCCTTCCCGCGCGCGAAGCGAATGGGCGCTGTGCTGTGGGTCAGTTTCGGGGCGGGGGGCGAAGAGAGACCAGAAGAATGATTCATTTGGATCGACGAGCTTTTTCAGCCCCAAAACTCAGAATCAATGGAATGTCTGTCTATCCATGAACATCTATTCTATCTGTATATCTAGGGGATCTCTTTATACACATAAAATTTTATTATGGCATGATATGATCGCCTAGCCGTAGCCGCATATCAGCTGCGCTCAATATGCGGGATTTCTGTTGGATCAGATCTTTCGCTTTGACGGAAGCTTTTGGACCTAGCGAAAAAAAGGACTTTTCGCCTTCGCGCAAGCAAGCGCGAGAGAAGCAAAGTAGACGCTTTGCCAGAAGCAAGACGAGGGCTGTCGTAGAAGCTTCGCTTCCCCCGACCGACTAAAATACAACGCGACCTACTTTGATTCAAAAGAAAGGCGAAGGGTTTGGCAACAAGCAAACGGCTTTCTATCATAGTTGCAAGGGTTCCAAACCTTAATTAAGTACCAAAGGCTGCTTTCGGTTGGTTTCATAAGGGGGCTGTTCACTACAAGCTATCAGCGCTGCCTTAGATTGAACGGCAATAAGATAAGTCGACGTTCAATCTCTAAGGCGGGTTTCCGCTGAGAACGGAATAGTGTTCGTGTCCAAAGGTGAACAACGCCCTAGCTTCTAGAGTTCGCTGCTTTTCCCAGGCCGAAGAAGGGCTTATACTGCTCGCCTTTGTTTGATATGTTCATTCAGTACCAATACAAACTACAACTACACCAAAGTGGAAGGGCCACTATAGAAGCTAGAAGTAGTAGTATAGTAGTCGGCCTAACATAACAAAAGCGTCACGACAACAAAAAAGTACCCTTATGAATGGAATCTTAAGTAGGGGGCTTAGCCCGCCCGCCTACCAATCAAAGAGGCTGAGAGTAAGCGTAAGCTCACCCGAAAGCTCGAAGAGCTTCCCTTCATTCGCTTCGCGGGAGCCGCACAGCACATAGCTGGAAGTCAGAGGGCCCATATTACCTGCCTAACCCCTCGCTCCGAGGGACCGTAGATCGGAAAGCACCTTCTAAACCACCCCATTCATCCAAAAGAGAAGGGAAGGGGCCTATGTATTTGCATGACCCCTGCAGATTTTACCCTATCTACACCCGGAGCCAATCCCCTATCGGTCCTGCCGCCACGCCGCAGAACGGGAGCTCGTGTGAAACCTTTTATTTCTGGCGTAACAGCGGTGGAACGTAACAAAATATTACGGTCGCGTAACATAAGGGCCGGAGGTATGGTAAACTCGGCCATAATATGACACCCAAAGGGCCCGGCGCGCACAATCCTATCCTATCCGAGTTTACCCCTTGCACTTCGGACAGCCGTCCGTAGCATCATAAGGTCTCTCGAGCCTTGTCTTCCCTCCAACGACTAGCTTCCGTTTCTTGTTCCGGTCCGACAACGGGGACGCTGCCCTTCTCCTGCCGTGGAAGGACTTCAGCCTGTGGTCCAACCCATGGTTGTTTTTTTCCTCATCCCCCCATTGCTCAGTGCTCCCTGCTGCTTCGCTGGGCTTTACCCGTCCCCGGCGTGGACGCGGGCTTCTATAAGAGAATGAGAAGCTCTCAACACAAGAAAACGCCAACCGCGCTACGCCCACCCGAGTTCGTTTTCTGCCGCCACTGGCCGGCCGCTGGGGAAACACAGCCCCCTCTCGGGAAACGGGGGGGGGGAGTCCAACAAGCACTTGCTGCAGAGGGGGCCCACAAGCACCCGGCCCGCCCCTTCTTCTTCAGTAAGCCGACCTCTTTTTCGCCAGTGCTGACGCAGTGCGCACGTAGATAAGGAAAGCAAAATCCCAGTGGGGGGGGGGGAGAATGGGGGCCGGTGCCTTTCTTTTACGGCCTAAACTCCTATTTGTCAGCCGTGGGGAACTGCTGCTCGGTCGGGGGGAGGGGAAAGGCTTGGGCCTACCTATCCCGATAGGACCTCATAAAGGAACGGGAGCTGTTGAGAGGTTCCATATTGCCGAGCCGAAGGGAGGGCAGCACTTCTGTACGTGATCGTAGTATGTCACGTCGTCTCGGCCCCGCTGCATTGAAGAGTACCTATGCACTATTTCCGGTTCACTGATAAGGAAGATAGAGTTGGGGTGGGGGTCTACGATGTGATACTCAAGTATGACCCGGGGAGATACATGCTAACTATGGGTAGGAAGCAGGAACCATTATGTAAATAATTTCGGGGGGTTACAGATCTCTTATACTACCATCGATCGACAGAGCGGAACGACTAGAAAAAGAAGTGAAGTTAGAGCCGTATGATAGGTGGTAACTATCTTGTACGGTTCGGGGGGTAATCGGCGTACTCCGATCAGTGGGGGGGAATCTTTGGCTCTATCGAACATACAGGGAATTGGAGGTAGCATTCTACCGATGTTAAGTCATGGACTGGTTCCTTCAGCCCTTTTTCTATGTGTTGGTGTTCTATATGACCGACATAAGACTCGACTTGTTAGATATTACGGAGGTTCAGTGAGCACCATGCCGAATCTCCCTACCATTTCCTTCTCTTCCACTTTGGCCAATATGAGTTCACCTGGTACTAGCAGCTTTATCGGGGAATTTCCCATCTCAGTAGGAGCTTTCCAAAGAAATAGCTTAGTAGCCACATTAGCAGCGCTTGGGATGATTTTAGGCGCGGCGTATTCCCTTTGGCTATATAATCGTGTGGTTTCTGGAAATTTAAAACCCGATTTCCTCCATAAATTCTCCGATCCAAATGGCAGAGAAGTTTCCATATTTATACCTTTTCTTGTTGGAGGGGCGACCGTCCGTTGAACTACCAAAAAAAAGGGTAAACCAATGTGATCGAAGTCCCCCCCCCCCTTTTTTTTGATCCATTTCTTTAGTCTTTAGGGAGCCAAAGCTTGACTTTACTAATAAAATAAGGCTCGCGCAGGGGCGCTCACGTTTTTTGGTTGAGCCGTATCTTGCTGGGTGGGACCGAGATAAAGAAAGGACGGAGGGCAACCATGCATGGTACTTCTCGACCGTGTCTCCGAGGAACAGTTGAACGAGCGATTCATGAATGCTGCCGGGTTGGACGAGCCAATAACTCGAACGCGTTCGGTCTGTTTTTTGAGCAAGAATCACAGCGTTACCTTACCTTCACCATGATACGGACTCCAAGTTCTTATGGCAGAGCACGAGGGGATTTCTCATCAATATGATGATGGGAATGGAAACCAGAAGCACGACCGGGGTCTTCGTGGTCCAAGATAATAAAACCATCAATAACAGTAACGTAAGCATGAGACTTTTTGGTAGTACCGGTGAACCAGATGGCCGCGGCGATGGAATCTGGGACGGAGGACTCGTAGTATCTCTCTAGATCTGGCAAAAGAAAGCGAAAGACCCCCTAACGTAATTCGAATGGGGGCTAACCTGACCGCGGAGCCCACTCTGGCCTCGCAGGGCGGGCCCCTGTGGTTGCGAGCTGGAGCAGCCATAGCTTATGGCTAGAGCAATGGGAGGGGACCCCAACAGAGAGAACAGTAAGGATAACGAGCGCGGAGCCCGCTTTTCGGGCGGCAGGAGCTGCGGGCAAGTACTTGGTAGGCCAACAGCCCAGTGAACCGGGTGGGGCACTCGACGAAAGGAGAGCGCACTGAGCAAGTACGAGAAATTGGCCCCGCTGAGCTTTATTTAAGATAGAATGGGGGGAATCGAAAGGAAAGGCTTCCGTTTCCGTTCTTGGTTTGGGGGCTTCCGGGCTCCTCTCGATCTTATTCGTAGTTGGGAAGGGGGAAGGAGTCTAAATCAATGGACATTAATGAACCATCATTGATGGACGTTGCACATGACACGATCAATTCGACTCAAGGTCCGGCGCTAATAGAAGTTGCTGACTCTCCTAGTAGCGAAGGAAAAGGGCAGTACTTTTTTCGTAGTAATAGTGGGCGGGTCTCATGAGATCTATGCCGGCAAATACGAGATTGGGCCCCTTCTCAAAGATTTGATGGAATGGCCCAGCCCACCCAAGAGCGCTTATGTCATATGGGAACTCATGGCTGGAAACAATCCTTATGGTTTTGATATCCGGTAGGAATAATAAGAATCAAAGTCCAGGTTGGTTGGTGAGCCTAGTGATAGGAGACTATCTAGCTTGGTTCGGAGAGCACTTGTTGGGTTAAATCTTTTTTTTGTTGCTAAATGTTACGGCCTAAATGCTGAACTATTGACCCTACTTGTTCGGATGGGTGTTCACCCCAAAGTGTTCCCGGACCGCATGCATACATCCGTAAGTAACTTAGTGCAACACGGCAAATTTCATTGAGAGGAATCAGCAAAGAAAAGAAAAACGGGTCAACATCAACATGTGTATTTGAGAGATTGTCCTCGGGCTGAGGAGTGTCCACATGAGTTCGTTGAGGTGTCTACACAGGAATAAAAACCTCTTGTATATTCTGTCGAGAGTTCGGATTGCTCCACCTAAGTAGAACGAAAAGGAGGTAGTAATATCAAAGGGGGGGCCAGAAGCTTCGCTTCCGGTAGCTTGCTGACTCTCCTAGTTAGAAAAAGGCTCTTTGGCGAATTCTTTAGATCTGGGTAGTTGAGTCCATAGAGAGCCTTTGAAAGCTTACACAAATAGTATAGATGAATAGAGTCTTCATAACCGGGAGGTTGGCCTCGACCTCTTCTTTGAGATCTCCGTGAAGGAAAGCGTTCTTGACGTCTAACTGGGATGAGAGTTGGGCCAGTGCTGAATGTAAGCGGGTGCGAATGGTACCATTTTGAGCAACTGGACTGAACGTGACGTCTCGGCATAATATAGACCATACTCTTTCTTTTTCATAGCCTTGAGCAACCAAGTGAGCTTTCTTACTCTTGATAAAATTTGCTACAAGCCGTTTGTACCTCTATATAAAAAAACCATCTTACTTGTATTTGATCTTGTAAGCCCACCTTGACCCAACAATGTTTTTGTCAGGTGGTGGAAAGACAAGATCCCAGGTTTCATTCTTTT from Cannabis sativa mitochondrion, complete genome includes the following:
- the nad4 gene encoding NADH dehydrogenase subunit 4 encodes the protein MLEHFCECYSDLSGLILCPVLGSITPLFIPNSRIRPIRLIGLCASLITFLYPPVPRIQFDPSTAKSQFVESLRWLPYENINFYLGIDGISLFFVILTTFLIPICISVGWSGMRSYGKEYITASLIREFLMIAVFCMLDPLLFYVLPESVLIPMFIIIGVWGSRQRKIKAAYQFFLYTLLGSVFMLLAILLILLQTGTTDLQISLTTEFSERRQIFLWIASFASFAVKVPMVPVHIWLPEAHVEAPTAGSVILAGIPSKLGTHGFLRFSIPMFPEATLCFTPFIYTPSAIAIIYTSLTTSRQIDLKKIIAYSSVAHMNLVTIGMFSLVRMGVHPKVFPDRMHTSVSNLVQHGKFH